A stretch of the Ptiloglossa arizonensis isolate GNS036 chromosome 1, iyPtiAriz1_principal, whole genome shotgun sequence genome encodes the following:
- the Ctps gene encoding CTP synthase isoform X2: MKYILVTGGVISGVGKGVIASSFGTILKHCGIHVTSIKIDPYINIDAGTFSPYEHGEVYVLDDGGEVDLDLGNYERFLDITLHRDNNITTGKIYQNVISRERRGDYLGKTVQDAIQEWVERIAYQSVTEDGDKPDVCIVELGGTIGDIEGMPFVEAFRQFQFRVKRENFCCAHVSLIPQPRSTGEPKTKPTQSSIRELRGLGLSPDLIVCRSEKPIGDSVKEKISNFCHVGPDQVITIHDLTSIYRVPLLMESQGVIEFLNDRLQLNIGLPRPRCFMRKWRDLADRIDHLRKEVNIALVGKYTKLEDSYASVTKALQHACIQVGYKLNLTYIESNNLERATKTSNPVLYHEAWHLLCKSNGVIVPGGFGERGMTGKMEACKWCRTSDKPFLGICLGLQVAIIEFARNVLGMETANSTEIDPTTDHPVVIDMPEHNSGQMGGTMRLGKRYTRFIKDNSIIKQLYGNKEYIEERHRHRYEINPKYIKVLEETGLRFVGHDENRECMEIAELKGHSYYVATQFHPEYMSRPLKPSPPFLGLILASVGKLNYFLNKGCKFSPHQVSDNESDSEYHLDQIVKQQTSDASRSGSATSGTYD, from the exons atgaaatatatctTAGTGACCGGTGGTGTAATAAGTGGAGTCGGCAAAGGTGTTATTGCAAGCTCTTTTGGGACTATACTTAAACATTGCGGCATTCATGTGACGTCTATCAAGATCGATCCTTACATAAATATAGATGCCGGTACATTTTCTCCATATGAACATG GAGAAGTATATGTATTGGATGATGGTGGAGAAGTAGATCTAGATCTGGGAAATTATGAACGTTTTTTGGATATTACTTTACACAGAGACAACAATATAACAACAGggaaaatttatcaaaatgtAATCTCCAGAGAAAGACGTGGTGATTATTTAGGAAAAACTGTTCAAG ATGCTATTCAAGAATGGGTTGAAAGGATTGCGTATCAATCAGTGACAGAGGATGGTGATAAACCAGat GTTTGCATAGTTGAGTTAGGTGGTACAATTGGAGATATTGAAGGAATGCCATTTGTAGAAGCATTCAGACAGTTTCAATTTAGAGTCAAAAGAGAAAACTTTTGCTGTGCTCATGTGTCTTTAATTCCACAA CCACGATCTACAGGAGAACCAAAAACAAAACCAACACAATCTAGTATAAGAGAACTACGTGGATTGGGTTTATCTCCTGATCTTATAGTTTGTAGGTCTGAGAAACCTATAGGTGACTCGGTAAAagagaaaatatcaaatttctGTCATGTTGGTCCAGACCAG GTCATAACTATACATGACTTAACATCTATATATCGAGTACCTTTACTGATGGAATCTCAAGGTGtcattgaatttttaaacgacaGACTACAGTTAAATATTGGATTGCCACGTCCACGATGTTTCATGCGAAAATGGAGGGATTTGGCAGATCGTATTGATCACTTACGAAAGGAAGTAAATATTGCATTAGtaggaaaatacacaaaactGGAAGATTCCTATGCCTCTGTTACAAAAGCATTACAGCATGCATGCATTCAAGTTGGCTACAAACTTAACTTAACG TATATAGAATCTAATAATTTAGAACGAGCTACAAAAACATCCAATCCTGTATTATACCATGAAGCTTGGCATTTACTTTGCAAAAGCAA TGGCGTCATAGTGCCAGGAGGTTTTGGAGAAAGGGGAATGACAGGGAAAATGGAGGCATGTAAATGGTGCAGGACGAGTGATAAGCCGTTTCTTGGTATTTGTTTAGGATTACAAGTAGCAATTATTGAATTTGCAAGAAACGTTTTGGGCATGGAGACTGCAAATAGCACAGAAATTGATCCAACTACTGATCATCCTGTTGTTATAGATATGCCAGAACATAATTCAGGTCAAATGGGTGGTACCATGAGACTTGGTAAAAGATATACTCGATTCATCAAGGATAATTCGATCATAA AACAATTATATGGTAACAAGGAGTACATAGAAGAGAGACATAGACATAGGTATGAAATTAATCCAAAATATATCAAGGTTTTGGAAGAAACTGGATTGCGTTTCGTAG GTCATGATGAAAACCGTGAATGTATGGAAATTGCAGAGTTAAAAGGCCATAGTTATTATGTTGCCACACAATTTCATCCAGAATATATGTCTAGACCCTTAAAGCCTTCACCTCCATTCTTAGGATTAATTTTAGCTAGTGTCGGTAAATTAAACTATTTTTTGAATAAAGGTTGTAAATTTTCGCCTCATCAAGTTAGTGATAATGAATCAG ATAGTGAATATCACCTGGATCAAATCGTAAAGCAGCAAACCAGTGATGCAAGTAGGAGTGGTAGCGCAACATCCGGTACCTACGATTAA
- the LOC143150529 gene encoding uncharacterized protein LOC143150529, producing the protein MNTIIVLVIIAGVCAAAPQYYFPSGTVYPHPANLLTSALEDSLPNHLRNDFYKNPRIAAKLAQESWFINKEMQVIDRESDKIPREKIYSVLHNAGFVQK; encoded by the exons ATGAATACGATTATTGTGCTCGTTATTATTGCGGGAGTGTGTGCGGCTGCGCCGCAGTATTACTTTCCCTCTGGCACTGTGTACCCACATCCGGCCAATTTGTTAACTTCAGCGCTAGAAGATTCTTTACCTAACCATCTACGAaacgatttttacaaaaatccCAGAATCGCTGCCAAACTTGCGCAGGAATCGTGGTTCATTAATAAAGAAATGCAG gtAATCGATCGTGAATCAGATAAAATTccacgggaaaaaatatacagtgtTCTCCACAATGCAGGATTCGTGCAAAAATAG
- the Rps15 gene encoding ribosomal protein S15, whose amino-acid sequence MAEAEETQKKKRTFRKFTFRGVDLDQLLDMPNEQLMVLMHARARRRFSHGLKRKSMALVKKLRKAKKETPPNEKPEIVKTHLRNMIIVPEMVGSIVGVYNGKTFSQVEIKPEMIGHYLGEFSVTYKPVKHGRPGIGATHSSRFIPLK is encoded by the exons ATGGCCGAG gCAGAAGAAActcagaagaagaagaggacttTCCGAAAGTTCACATTTCGGGGTGTTGATCTTGATCAACTTTTGGATATGCCAAA tgAGCAACTTATGGTTTTGATGCATGCACGTGCCCGAAGGCGGTTTTCTCATGGTTTGAAGCGAAAGTCTATGGCACTTGTAAAAAAGCTACgtaaagcaaagaaagaaacaccgcCAAATGAAAAGCCTGAAATTGTTAAAACTCACTTACGTAATATGATTATTGTACCAGAAATGGTTGGTTCCATTGTTGgtgtttacaatggaaaaacattCAGTCAGGTGGAAATTAAACCAGAAATGATTGGCCATTACTTGGGAGAATTTTCTGTTACTTATAAACCTGTAAAACATGGTAGACCAGGTATTGGTGCCACTCATTCTTCAAGATTTATTCCATTAAAATGA
- the Alpha-phers gene encoding phenylalanine--tRNA ligase alpha subunit isoform X2: MSKQLTDKILEYLDKHGQVISSDLAIIFVENHQKIIGAIKSLETIGDLITAKQVKEKKWELTSEGQHVVSYGSHEAAVYNAIPDDGIPQSEIMQTVPFAKVGFSKALLAGWIEINKTNGETIVKKKVSSITDFTQIDLKDLTNLTDRLRSDYKKRKLIQEMVIKSVHLGKGPNFTTKIEKLETELTVDLLVNDGWKNKKFKPYNFFALGSALEVGHLHPLLKVRSEFRKIFLEMGFTEMPTNNFVESSFWNFDALFQPQQHPARDVHDTFFVSEPSRSTNFPIEYLEKVKRVHNEGGYGSLGYRYDWKIEEAQKNLLRTHTTAVSARMLYKLMQQDGFKPVKYFSIDRVFRNETLDATHLAEFHQIEGVIADYNLTLGDLIGILYEFFKKLGITQLEFKPAYNPYTEPSMEIFCYHNGLNKWIEIGNSGMFRPEMLLPMGLPDDVNVIAWGLSLERPTMIKYGLNNIRDLVGSKVDMEMVYNNPICRLNK, translated from the exons ATGTCAAAACAATTGACTGATAAAATTTTGGAATATTTGGACAAGCATGGACAAGTAATTTCTTCCGATTTGGCTATTATTTTTGTAGAAAATCATCAGAAAATAATCGGAGCCATAAAAAGTTTAGAAACAATTGGTGAT TTGATCACAGCTAAACAGGTGAAGGAGAAAAAGTGGGAATTAACGTCAGAGGGACAACATGTAGTAAGTTACGGAAGTCATGAAGCAGCAGTTTACAATGCCATCCCTGATGATGGTATACCACAATCTGAAATTATGCAAACTGTACCATTTGCAAAAGTTGGATTCTCTAAAGCATTATTGGCTGGTTGgatagaaattaataaaaccaaTGGTGAAACTATTGTCAAAAAGAAAGTATCATCTATTACAGATTTTACACAGATTGATTTAAAAGATCTTACAAATCTAACTGATCGTCTTAGAAGTGATTATAAGAAGAGAAAACTCATTCAAGAAAT gGTGATTAAATCTGTACACTTGGGAAAAGGTCCAAACTTtacaacaaaaattgaaaaattagaaaCAGAGTTGACTGTAGATTTATTGGTGAATGATGGttggaaaaataagaaatttaaaccatataattttttcgcacttggtTCTGCTCTTGAAGTAGGACATTTGCATCCTCTGCTCAAAGTTAGAAGTGAATTCAgaaaaattttcctcgaaatgGG aTTCACAGAAATGCCAACGAATAATTTTGTAGAAAGCTCTTTCTGGAACTTTGATGCTTTATTTCAACCTCAACAACATCCAGCTCGAGATGTTCATGACACCTTTTTTGTATCTG AACCATCTCGTAGCACAAATTTCCCAATAGAATATTTGGAGAAAGTAAAGCGTGTTCACAATGAAGGTGGTTATGGGTCTCTAGGTTATCGTTATGATTGGAAAATAGAAGAAGCACAAAAAAATCTTCTTCGTACTCATACAACTGCTGTCAGTGCTAGAATGCTTTATAAACTTATGCAACAG GATGGTTTTAAACCAGTGAAATACTTTAGTATCGATCGAGTATTTCGGAATGAAACCTTGGATGCTACGCACCTTGCAGAATTTCATCAGATTGAAGGTGTAATCGCAGATTATAATCTTACATTAGGCGACCTAATAGgaattttgtacgaattttttaagaaacttgGTATTACACAACTTGAGTTTAAACCTGCATATAATCCATACACTGAACCAAGTATGGAAATTTTCTGTTATCATAATGGTCTGAATAAATGGATAGAAATTGGTAATAGTGGAATGTTTCGACCAGAAATGTTATTACCAATGGGATTACCCGATGAtgttaatgtaattgcttggggATTATCCCTAGAAAG gcCAACTATGATCAAATATGGATTAAACAATATCAGAGATTTAGTAGGATCAAAAGTGGATATGGAAATGGTTTATAACAATCCTATTTGTCGCTTAAacaagtaa
- the Alpha-phers gene encoding phenylalanine--tRNA ligase alpha subunit isoform X1 yields the protein MSKQLTDKILEYLDKHGQVISSDLAIIFVENHQKIIGAIKSLETIGDLITAKQVKEKKWELTSEGQHVVSYGSHEAAVYNAIPDDGIPQSEIMQTVPFAKVGFSKALLAGWIEINKTNGETIVKKKVSSITDFTQIDLKDLTNLTDRLRSDYKKRKLIQEMVIKSVHLGKGPNFTTKIEKLETELTVDLLVNDGWKNKKFKPYNFFALGSALEVGHLHPLLKVRSEFRKIFLEMGFTEMPTNNFVESSFWNFDALFQPQQHPARDVHDTFFVSEPSRSTNFPIEYLEKVKRVHNEGGYGSLGYRYDWKIEEAQKNLLRTHTTAVSARMLYKLMQQDGFKPVKYFSIDRVFRNETLDATHLAEFHQIEGVIADYNLTLGDLIGILYEFFKKLGITQLEFKPAYNPYTEPSMEIFCYHNGLNKWIEIGNSGMFRPEMLLPMGLPDDVNVIAWGLSLERPTMIKYGLNNIRDLVGSKVDMEMVYNNPICRLNKVNRIPLQKQQLINQKQKLVEQKSPTHEFIPCKIKCSGKLEKQKLVVFCDPKYPIKFIESLFSLVKPYINISVSIHTHSSIQHLPNDLSTFCSEYRNKNQDIELDLTIIWKEIGIDPIMKLPGMHQVMGEINVARYLNRLIESYYPHILRYESKGVLYANQIDYYLETIHSVLHGNAFKGIHKKSRYLMGEDISIADIIMESLKKHKLSVRK from the exons ATGTCAAAACAATTGACTGATAAAATTTTGGAATATTTGGACAAGCATGGACAAGTAATTTCTTCCGATTTGGCTATTATTTTTGTAGAAAATCATCAGAAAATAATCGGAGCCATAAAAAGTTTAGAAACAATTGGTGAT TTGATCACAGCTAAACAGGTGAAGGAGAAAAAGTGGGAATTAACGTCAGAGGGACAACATGTAGTAAGTTACGGAAGTCATGAAGCAGCAGTTTACAATGCCATCCCTGATGATGGTATACCACAATCTGAAATTATGCAAACTGTACCATTTGCAAAAGTTGGATTCTCTAAAGCATTATTGGCTGGTTGgatagaaattaataaaaccaaTGGTGAAACTATTGTCAAAAAGAAAGTATCATCTATTACAGATTTTACACAGATTGATTTAAAAGATCTTACAAATCTAACTGATCGTCTTAGAAGTGATTATAAGAAGAGAAAACTCATTCAAGAAAT gGTGATTAAATCTGTACACTTGGGAAAAGGTCCAAACTTtacaacaaaaattgaaaaattagaaaCAGAGTTGACTGTAGATTTATTGGTGAATGATGGttggaaaaataagaaatttaaaccatataattttttcgcacttggtTCTGCTCTTGAAGTAGGACATTTGCATCCTCTGCTCAAAGTTAGAAGTGAATTCAgaaaaattttcctcgaaatgGG aTTCACAGAAATGCCAACGAATAATTTTGTAGAAAGCTCTTTCTGGAACTTTGATGCTTTATTTCAACCTCAACAACATCCAGCTCGAGATGTTCATGACACCTTTTTTGTATCTG AACCATCTCGTAGCACAAATTTCCCAATAGAATATTTGGAGAAAGTAAAGCGTGTTCACAATGAAGGTGGTTATGGGTCTCTAGGTTATCGTTATGATTGGAAAATAGAAGAAGCACAAAAAAATCTTCTTCGTACTCATACAACTGCTGTCAGTGCTAGAATGCTTTATAAACTTATGCAACAG GATGGTTTTAAACCAGTGAAATACTTTAGTATCGATCGAGTATTTCGGAATGAAACCTTGGATGCTACGCACCTTGCAGAATTTCATCAGATTGAAGGTGTAATCGCAGATTATAATCTTACATTAGGCGACCTAATAGgaattttgtacgaattttttaagaaacttgGTATTACACAACTTGAGTTTAAACCTGCATATAATCCATACACTGAACCAAGTATGGAAATTTTCTGTTATCATAATGGTCTGAATAAATGGATAGAAATTGGTAATAGTGGAATGTTTCGACCAGAAATGTTATTACCAATGGGATTACCCGATGAtgttaatgtaattgcttggggATTATCCCTAGAAAG gcCAACTATGATCAAATATGGATTAAACAATATCAGAGATTTAGTAGGATCAAAAGTGGATATGGAAATGGTTTATAACAATCCTATTTGTCGCTTAAacaa AGTCAACCGTATTCCACTACAAAAACAGCAACTTATAaatcaaaaacaaaaattagtaGAGCAAAAATCGCCCACGCACGAATTTATACCTTGTAAAATTAAATGTTCAGGGAAATTGGAAAAACAGAAACTTGTGGTATTTTGTGATCCAAAATATCCAATTAAGTTTATAGAATCTTTGTTCAGTCTTGTAAAACCTTATATTAACATTTCTGTGTCAATCCATACACACTCCAGTATCCAACATTTGCCAAATGATTTATCAACATTTTGTTCggaatatcgaaataaaaatcaagATATTGAACTGGATTTGACAATAATTTGGAAGGAAATTGGAATTGATCCAATAATGAAATTACCAGGAATGCACCAAGTAATGGGTGAAATAAACGTAGCACGATATCTTAATCGCTTAATAGAGAGTTATTATCCTCATATATTACGCTACGAAAGCAAAGGTGTATTGTATGCAAATCAAAtagattattatttagaaaCAATACATAGTGTGCTGCATGGAAATGCATTTAAAGGCATTCATAAAAAGTCACGTTACTTAATGGGCGAGGATATATCCATTGCGGACATCATTATGGAATCCCTCAAAAAACATAAATTGTCTGTacgtaaataa
- the Ctps gene encoding CTP synthase isoform X1 — protein MKYILVTGGVISGVGKGVIASSFGTILKHCGIHVTSIKIDPYINIDAGTFSPYEHGEVYVLDDGGEVDLDLGNYERFLDITLHRDNNITTGKIYQNVISRERRGDYLGKTVQVIPHITDAIQEWVERIAYQSVTEDGDKPDVCIVELGGTIGDIEGMPFVEAFRQFQFRVKRENFCCAHVSLIPQPRSTGEPKTKPTQSSIRELRGLGLSPDLIVCRSEKPIGDSVKEKISNFCHVGPDQVITIHDLTSIYRVPLLMESQGVIEFLNDRLQLNIGLPRPRCFMRKWRDLADRIDHLRKEVNIALVGKYTKLEDSYASVTKALQHACIQVGYKLNLTYIESNNLERATKTSNPVLYHEAWHLLCKSNGVIVPGGFGERGMTGKMEACKWCRTSDKPFLGICLGLQVAIIEFARNVLGMETANSTEIDPTTDHPVVIDMPEHNSGQMGGTMRLGKRYTRFIKDNSIIKQLYGNKEYIEERHRHRYEINPKYIKVLEETGLRFVGHDENRECMEIAELKGHSYYVATQFHPEYMSRPLKPSPPFLGLILASVGKLNYFLNKGCKFSPHQVSDNESDSEYHLDQIVKQQTSDASRSGSATSGTYD, from the exons atgaaatatatctTAGTGACCGGTGGTGTAATAAGTGGAGTCGGCAAAGGTGTTATTGCAAGCTCTTTTGGGACTATACTTAAACATTGCGGCATTCATGTGACGTCTATCAAGATCGATCCTTACATAAATATAGATGCCGGTACATTTTCTCCATATGAACATG GAGAAGTATATGTATTGGATGATGGTGGAGAAGTAGATCTAGATCTGGGAAATTATGAACGTTTTTTGGATATTACTTTACACAGAGACAACAATATAACAACAGggaaaatttatcaaaatgtAATCTCCAGAGAAAGACGTGGTGATTATTTAGGAAAAACTGTTCAAG TAATACCTCATATAACAGATGCTATTCAAGAATGGGTTGAAAGGATTGCGTATCAATCAGTGACAGAGGATGGTGATAAACCAGat GTTTGCATAGTTGAGTTAGGTGGTACAATTGGAGATATTGAAGGAATGCCATTTGTAGAAGCATTCAGACAGTTTCAATTTAGAGTCAAAAGAGAAAACTTTTGCTGTGCTCATGTGTCTTTAATTCCACAA CCACGATCTACAGGAGAACCAAAAACAAAACCAACACAATCTAGTATAAGAGAACTACGTGGATTGGGTTTATCTCCTGATCTTATAGTTTGTAGGTCTGAGAAACCTATAGGTGACTCGGTAAAagagaaaatatcaaatttctGTCATGTTGGTCCAGACCAG GTCATAACTATACATGACTTAACATCTATATATCGAGTACCTTTACTGATGGAATCTCAAGGTGtcattgaatttttaaacgacaGACTACAGTTAAATATTGGATTGCCACGTCCACGATGTTTCATGCGAAAATGGAGGGATTTGGCAGATCGTATTGATCACTTACGAAAGGAAGTAAATATTGCATTAGtaggaaaatacacaaaactGGAAGATTCCTATGCCTCTGTTACAAAAGCATTACAGCATGCATGCATTCAAGTTGGCTACAAACTTAACTTAACG TATATAGAATCTAATAATTTAGAACGAGCTACAAAAACATCCAATCCTGTATTATACCATGAAGCTTGGCATTTACTTTGCAAAAGCAA TGGCGTCATAGTGCCAGGAGGTTTTGGAGAAAGGGGAATGACAGGGAAAATGGAGGCATGTAAATGGTGCAGGACGAGTGATAAGCCGTTTCTTGGTATTTGTTTAGGATTACAAGTAGCAATTATTGAATTTGCAAGAAACGTTTTGGGCATGGAGACTGCAAATAGCACAGAAATTGATCCAACTACTGATCATCCTGTTGTTATAGATATGCCAGAACATAATTCAGGTCAAATGGGTGGTACCATGAGACTTGGTAAAAGATATACTCGATTCATCAAGGATAATTCGATCATAA AACAATTATATGGTAACAAGGAGTACATAGAAGAGAGACATAGACATAGGTATGAAATTAATCCAAAATATATCAAGGTTTTGGAAGAAACTGGATTGCGTTTCGTAG GTCATGATGAAAACCGTGAATGTATGGAAATTGCAGAGTTAAAAGGCCATAGTTATTATGTTGCCACACAATTTCATCCAGAATATATGTCTAGACCCTTAAAGCCTTCACCTCCATTCTTAGGATTAATTTTAGCTAGTGTCGGTAAATTAAACTATTTTTTGAATAAAGGTTGTAAATTTTCGCCTCATCAAGTTAGTGATAATGAATCAG ATAGTGAATATCACCTGGATCAAATCGTAAAGCAGCAAACCAGTGATGCAAGTAGGAGTGGTAGCGCAACATCCGGTACCTACGATTAA